The Novosphingobium terrae genome has a window encoding:
- a CDS encoding 8-amino-7-oxononanoate synthase, which yields MSGPAGAAPKNGGGGGLLGAQEQDLAALAARDRLRKLSPRAGVDFASNDYLGLAESGLLTDAAREALDRGVPVGSAGSRLLRGNHAEHEALEEDAAHFFGSESALFLPTGYTANSALLATMPQRGDHIFADELIHASCHEGLRLTRAGFTLVAHGGADAFDAAITAWRAQGGTGRAWIVVESLYSMDGDIAPLPALLAVAERHDALMVVDEAHATGILGPGGRGLVAALPSRERIITLHTLGKALGCEGALLAGPRVMRDFLVNRARGFIFSTAPSPLNAAIGRASLKLCEQAEDLREDLRARIAQAETLLTPLGARSHGTPIMPLILGTDKRAMAVANHLQEAGFDVRGIRPPTVPEGTARLRIVITRNAAPEQIAALADALKKALA from the coding sequence ATGAGCGGCCCGGCGGGCGCCGCTCCAAAGAATGGGGGAGGGGGCGGCCTGCTGGGGGCTCAGGAACAGGATCTGGCGGCACTTGCCGCGCGTGACAGGCTGCGCAAGCTCAGCCCGCGTGCGGGGGTGGATTTCGCTTCCAACGATTACCTTGGATTGGCCGAGAGCGGCCTGCTGACGGACGCTGCTCGCGAAGCGCTCGATCGCGGCGTGCCGGTCGGCTCGGCGGGATCGCGGCTGCTGCGCGGCAACCATGCCGAACATGAGGCACTGGAAGAAGATGCCGCGCATTTCTTCGGCAGCGAATCCGCGCTTTTCCTGCCCACCGGCTACACCGCCAATTCCGCGCTGCTGGCCACCATGCCCCAGCGCGGCGACCATATCTTTGCCGACGAACTGATCCACGCCAGCTGCCACGAAGGCCTGCGTTTGACCCGGGCGGGCTTTACGCTGGTGGCCCATGGCGGTGCCGATGCCTTCGATGCCGCCATCACCGCATGGCGCGCGCAAGGCGGCACAGGCCGGGCATGGATCGTGGTCGAATCGCTTTACTCGATGGATGGTGATATCGCGCCTCTGCCCGCGCTGCTGGCCGTGGCCGAACGCCATGATGCGCTGATGGTGGTGGATGAGGCGCATGCCACCGGCATCCTCGGCCCCGGCGGTCGCGGGTTGGTGGCGGCGCTGCCCTCGCGCGAACGCATCATCACGCTGCACACGCTGGGCAAGGCACTGGGCTGTGAAGGCGCACTGCTGGCAGGCCCGCGCGTGATGCGCGACTTTCTGGTCAACCGGGCGCGCGGCTTTATCTTTTCCACCGCGCCCTCGCCGCTCAATGCCGCGATCGGGCGGGCCAGCCTGAAGCTTTGCGAGCAGGCCGAGGATCTGCGCGAGGATCTGCGCGCGCGGATTGCCCAAGCCGAAACCCTGCTGACCCCGCTGGGCGCTCGGAGCCATGGCACACCGATCATGCCGCTGATCCTTGGCACCGACAAACGGGCCATGGCTGTGGCCAACCACCTGCAAGAGGCCGGTTTCGATGTGCGCGGCATTCGCCCTCCCACCGTCCCCGAGGGTACCGCGCGCCTGCGTATCGTCATCACCCGCAACGCCGCGCCCGAGCAGATTGCCGCGCTGGCCGATGCGCTGAAGAAAGCTCTGGCATGA